From a single Vitis vinifera cultivar Pinot Noir 40024 chromosome 18, ASM3070453v1 genomic region:
- the LOC100253881 gene encoding nicotianamine aminotransferase B, translating into MFVMVKLNLSLLEDIDDDVEFYMKLSKEESVIVLTGVAVGMKNWPRVTFAIDPPSLEDGLGRIKAFYQRHMLRRNKDFISNQFNAC; encoded by the exons ATGTTTGTAATG GTCAAGCTGAACCTGTCTCTATTGGAAGACATTGATGATGATGTAGAGTTCTATATGAAGCTGTCTAAAGAGGAATCAGTGATTGTCCTTACAG GTGTAGCTGTGGGAATGAAGAACTGGCCTCGAGTAACTTTTGCCATTGATCCACCTTCTCTCGAAGATGGACTTGGAAGGATCAAAGCCTTCTACCAGAGGCATATGCTAAGAAGGAATAAAGACTTCATCTCAAATCAATTCAATGCTTGTTGA